The following proteins are co-located in the Odocoileus virginianus isolate 20LAN1187 ecotype Illinois unplaced genomic scaffold, Ovbor_1.2 Unplaced_Scaffold_18, whole genome shotgun sequence genome:
- the ATP6AP1 gene encoding V-type proton ATPase subunit S1 isoform X1 yields the protein MMAATAATRVRAGTRRAPALCQMPWLPLMLVAAAAASSEQQVPLVLWSSDRGLWAPAADTHEGHITSDMQLSTYLDPALELGPRNVLLFLQDKLSIEDFTAYGGVFGNKQDSAFSNLENALDLAPSSLVLPAVDWYAISTLTTYLQEKLGASPLHVDLATLRELKLNASIPALLLIRLPYTASSGLMAPKEVLTGNDEVIGQVLSTLKSEDIPYTAGLTAVRPSRVARDVAMVTGGLGRQLLQRTVAPPAINAPVSYNDTAPRILFWAQNFSVAYGEHWEDLTSRTFGVQDLNLTGSSWNDSIARLALTYDSLFGTMVTFKFTLANRFYPVSARHWFTLENLEIHSNGSVAYFNASQVTGPSIYSFHCEHVSSENKDGNLLVPDTQPSLWQMTFRDFQIQAFNVTGEQFSYASDCAGFFSPGIWMGLLTSLFMLFIFTYGLHMILSLKTMDRFDDHKGPTIVLTQIV from the exons ATGATGGCGGCGACAGCGGCGACTCGGGTGCGAGCGGGGACGCGGCGGGCCCCAGCGCTCTGCCAGATGCCATGGCTGCCGCTGATGCtggtggcggcggcggcagcgtCGTCGGAGCAGCAGGTGCCGCTGGTGCTGTGGTCGAGTGACCG AGGCCTGTGGGCTCCTGCGGCCGACACCCACGAGGGCCATATCACCAGCGACATGCAGCTCTCCACCTACTTAGACCCCGCCCTGGAGCTGGGACCCCGAAATGTGCTGCTGTTCCTGCAGGACAAG CTGAGCATTGAGGACTTCACAGCATATGGTGGCGTGTTTGGAAACAAGCAAGACAGCGCCTTTTCTAACCTGGAG AATGCCCTGGACCTGGCCCCCTCCTCTCTGGTGCTTCCTGCCGTTGACTGGTATGCAATCAGCACTCTGACCACTTACCTGCAGGAGAAGCTCGGGGCCAGCCCCCTGCATGTGGACTTGGCCACTCTCCGGGAACTGAAGCTCAACGCCAGCATCCCGGCCTTGCTGCTCATCCGCCTGCCCTACACAGCCAG CTCGGGTCTGATGGCACCGAAGGAAGTCCTCACGGGCAATG ATGAGGTCATTGGGCAGGTGCTGAGCACACTCAAGTCAGAAGACATCCCCTACACGGCAGGCCTTACGGCGGTCCGCCCTTCTAGG GTGGCCCGCGATGTAGCCATGGTGACTGGGGGGCTAGGTCGCCAGCTGTTGCAGAGAACGGTGGCACCACCTGCGATCAATGCCCCCGTAAGTTACAATGACACTGCCCCCCGGATCCTCTTCTGGGCTCAAAACTTCTCGGTGGCATACGGGGAGCATTGGGAGGACCTGACCTCCCGCACCTTTGGGGTCCAGGACCTCAACCTGACTGGCTCCTCCTGGAACGACTCCATTGCCAG GCTGGCGCTGACCTATGACTCACTCTTTGGGACCATGGTGACATTCAA gttCACGCTGGCTAACCGCTTCTACCCGGTGTCTGCCCGGCACTGGTTTACCTTGGAGAACCTGGAAATCCACAGCAACGGCTCCGTCGCCTACTTCAATGCCTCCCAGGTCACGGGGCCCAGTATTTATTCCTTCCACTGCGAGCATGTCAGCAGTGAAAACAAGGATGGCAACCTCCTTGTGCCTGACACGCAGCCTTCTCTTTGGCAGATGACTTTTCGGGACTTCCAG ATCCAGGCCTTCAACGTGACAGGCGAGCAGTTCTCCTATGCTAGTGACTGTGCAGGCTTCTTCTCCCCGGGTATCTGGATGGGGTTGCTCACCTCCCTGTTCATGCTGTTCATCTTCACCTACGGCCTGCACATGATCCTCAGCCTCAAGACCATGGACCGCTTCGATGACCACAAGGGCCCCACCATTGTTTTGACCCAGATTGTGTGA
- the ATP6AP1 gene encoding V-type proton ATPase subunit S1 isoform X2 produces MMAATAATRVRAGTRRAPALCQMPWLPLMLVAAAAASSEQQVPLVLWSSDRGLWAPAADTHEGHITSDMQLSTYLDPALELGPRNVLLFLQDKLSIEDFTAYGGVFGNKQDSAFSNLEEKLGASPLHVDLATLRELKLNASIPALLLIRLPYTASSGLMAPKEVLTGNDEVIGQVLSTLKSEDIPYTAGLTAVRPSRVARDVAMVTGGLGRQLLQRTVAPPAINAPVSYNDTAPRILFWAQNFSVAYGEHWEDLTSRTFGVQDLNLTGSSWNDSIARLALTYDSLFGTMVTFKFTLANRFYPVSARHWFTLENLEIHSNGSVAYFNASQVTGPSIYSFHCEHVSSENKDGNLLVPDTQPSLWQMTFRDFQIQAFNVTGEQFSYASDCAGFFSPGIWMGLLTSLFMLFIFTYGLHMILSLKTMDRFDDHKGPTIVLTQIV; encoded by the exons ATGATGGCGGCGACAGCGGCGACTCGGGTGCGAGCGGGGACGCGGCGGGCCCCAGCGCTCTGCCAGATGCCATGGCTGCCGCTGATGCtggtggcggcggcggcagcgtCGTCGGAGCAGCAGGTGCCGCTGGTGCTGTGGTCGAGTGACCG AGGCCTGTGGGCTCCTGCGGCCGACACCCACGAGGGCCATATCACCAGCGACATGCAGCTCTCCACCTACTTAGACCCCGCCCTGGAGCTGGGACCCCGAAATGTGCTGCTGTTCCTGCAGGACAAG CTGAGCATTGAGGACTTCACAGCATATGGTGGCGTGTTTGGAAACAAGCAAGACAGCGCCTTTTCTAACCTGGAG GAGAAGCTCGGGGCCAGCCCCCTGCATGTGGACTTGGCCACTCTCCGGGAACTGAAGCTCAACGCCAGCATCCCGGCCTTGCTGCTCATCCGCCTGCCCTACACAGCCAG CTCGGGTCTGATGGCACCGAAGGAAGTCCTCACGGGCAATG ATGAGGTCATTGGGCAGGTGCTGAGCACACTCAAGTCAGAAGACATCCCCTACACGGCAGGCCTTACGGCGGTCCGCCCTTCTAGG GTGGCCCGCGATGTAGCCATGGTGACTGGGGGGCTAGGTCGCCAGCTGTTGCAGAGAACGGTGGCACCACCTGCGATCAATGCCCCCGTAAGTTACAATGACACTGCCCCCCGGATCCTCTTCTGGGCTCAAAACTTCTCGGTGGCATACGGGGAGCATTGGGAGGACCTGACCTCCCGCACCTTTGGGGTCCAGGACCTCAACCTGACTGGCTCCTCCTGGAACGACTCCATTGCCAG GCTGGCGCTGACCTATGACTCACTCTTTGGGACCATGGTGACATTCAA gttCACGCTGGCTAACCGCTTCTACCCGGTGTCTGCCCGGCACTGGTTTACCTTGGAGAACCTGGAAATCCACAGCAACGGCTCCGTCGCCTACTTCAATGCCTCCCAGGTCACGGGGCCCAGTATTTATTCCTTCCACTGCGAGCATGTCAGCAGTGAAAACAAGGATGGCAACCTCCTTGTGCCTGACACGCAGCCTTCTCTTTGGCAGATGACTTTTCGGGACTTCCAG ATCCAGGCCTTCAACGTGACAGGCGAGCAGTTCTCCTATGCTAGTGACTGTGCAGGCTTCTTCTCCCCGGGTATCTGGATGGGGTTGCTCACCTCCCTGTTCATGCTGTTCATCTTCACCTACGGCCTGCACATGATCCTCAGCCTCAAGACCATGGACCGCTTCGATGACCACAAGGGCCCCACCATTGTTTTGACCCAGATTGTGTGA